The Peptacetobacter hiranonis DNA window AAGACACAATCTAAGTAATTTTATAACTATTGTATGATTTGTAGAAAGGTGGTTTTCTTATGTTACACTTTAAATTAGCATTTCAATATATTAAGAAAAATTTAAGTCGCTCATTGTCAATAATTTTAAGTATATCAATAGGTATAGCTATAATATTAGGTGCAGGAGTGATAAATGAAAATGTAGAAAAAGCAGATATTGAAGGATTACGATATGAGCTAGGGAATTATCATCTAAAAATAAAAAATATAGATAAAGAAACGATAAAAAATATAGATAAAGAAAAAAATGTCGAATATACGGCAATAGAACAACCACAAGATGGTTCAAATTATAAAGGTCAATTATTAAATATTACAGGAATAAATAAAAATTATTTAAATATTTCTAAATCAAAATTAATATCAGGTAGGATGCCACAAAATACTAATGAAATAGCAGCAGAAAAATGGGTACTACAAAACTTAGGTTTAGAAGGTGAAGTTGGAGAAAAAATAAGTTTAGATTTAAATGGAAAAAAGAAAAAAGAAACTTTTACAGTAGTCGGTATAATATCAGATAGAGTTTATGAAAAGTCTATAGGAATTATGGAATTTTTTGCAAAAGTATATCCTAATAAAGAAGTAAATCTCTATATGAAAGTAAATGAAGATACAGAAGAAGGAATAAATAGCACAATAAATAATATAATCAAAAAAAATAGTATAAAAAAAGAAGATGTAAGAAGAAATACAATGCTAATTAATAGTATTGCTAAAAGTGAAAAATATGATAACAAACTTTTAATATTATTTTCTATAATGATTCTATTTTTAATATTTATAGTTTATAGCATTTACAATATATCAATAGTACAAAGATTATCTGAGTATGGAATGTTAAGAGCAATTGGCGGAAATAAAAGTCAGATTTTTAAACTTACATTTTATGAATTATTAATACTTTCATTAATAAGTTTACCATTAGGAATATTGATAGGAGTTGTAGGATCAAAAGCTATTGGAGTATATGTTTGTAGTACAATAGCGGAAAATAGTTTTGAAATAGCTAATATAGTAATAAGTAAAAATCCGATTATAATGTCTTTGATATTTATAATACTTATGATAATAATACTATGCTATATAGTTTCAAAAAAAATAAATAAAATACCGATTATTGATTCTATAAATAAGAATAATAGTAAAAATAAGATAAAAAAATCTATATTCAATTTAAAAGCTGGTAAAAAGTTATCAGTAGAAAAAGTAATAGCTATAAATAATATACTTGTAAATAAAAAAACATTTGTAGTTACAGTTATATCTATAGCTTTAGGTGGAACAATGTTTATACTTTCTGATTTTGTAATGACTTTAAAGAGTGAAGATACAAGATTGTCGTTAGAAATAAATACAAACATAAATTCTGATTTTAAAATAGAGCAAACATCTGTAGATTATAGTAAAGGTATTTCAGCTGATGAACTTAAAAAAATAGAAGGAATAGACGGAGTAAAAACAGTTGAACCATATAAAACTAACTATATTTCAATATATAATATAGATAAAAATAAAATAACATTTCCTGAGTATTTCAAGTTTGTAGAAGATTTTATATCTAATAAAAAATATGAAGGATTAATGAAAACAGAAAGTAATGGACGATACTCTTCAAAAGGAAGTTTTTATGGATATAATAATAAAAATTTAAAAGAATTGGATAATTTTTTAATAGAAGGCAAAATAAATATTAAAGAGCTAAATAGTGGAAATAATGTAATTTTAAAAATACCTAAAGAAGGAAGTGGTCATAAAGTTGTAGATATAAATGTTGGAGATAAAATAAAGATAAAAATACCTAAGAATATGCTTAGTTCTGAAGAAAGTATTAAGTTTCCAGATAATATAGAGTATATAGAAAAAGAATTAACAGTATCTGGGATAGTTTCTAGAATATATAACCAAAATGTATATTTCTCAAGAGAAGGTATAGATGTAATTGCTTCAGATAAGGTATTTTCAGAAATAACAGGTGTAGATAAATATAAATTCGTAAATATAGATTGTAAAGAAGATGCTAATATAAAAAATATAGAAGATGAATTGTATAAAATTACAAAAAATAATGTGGGTTGTAATTTAAGAAATTTGTCTAAAGAAGTAAAAAATTTACAGAAAAATATATCATATAAAAATATGATTTTAAATGGTATGACGTTAATATTGCTAATAATGAGCTTCTTCAATATATTTAATAATATAAGTTACAATCTTGTATCAAGAAAATCTGAATTTGATACATTAAAAGCAATAGGACTTTCAAATAAAAAGTTAAAGAATATGGTTATTTATGAAGGTTTGGTATATTCGATAGTATCAAGTATATTAGTTGTATTATTATCACTTGCAGGACAGTATTTGTTATATTATAAATACTTTAAGAAAATTTTAATAAGTCCAACATGGTTTATAAATTGGAAACTATATATAGTAGTTGTAATTGTAAGCATTGCAATAGGAATACTATCTACATACATACCTTTTAGAATAATAAGAAACGATAAAAAATAATTTCTATCAGTTAGATGAAGAAATAAAGTTTTACAGTTTTATAATAAGATAGCTTTTATACAGTAAAAACCACCATTCAAACAGATTATATTGTTTTAAAATTTCTTAGATGATAATTTAAAGATAATAAATAATCTGAAGAAAGGTGGTTTTTCTATGTGGTATTTTAAGGCAGGAAAATCTTATATTAAAAAATATAAAAATAGGTCTATTTCTATAGGGATAGGCATTGTTCTTGGGATAGCACTTATTGTTGGAGTGGGATCTCTTTCGTTTAGTGCAAAGGAACAAAATATCAAACAGACTGAATACGAATTAGGAAGTTATTTTGTAAGATATGGAGATTTGAATGATACTCAAGTTGAAGATATTGAGAATATTAAGGTCAATGGATTAAATGAAGATAATTCTAAATCAAAAAAGAATAATAATCCGAATATATCGAAGCTTGGTCTTTTAACATACTATGATTCATCTACTCCTGATAGTGATGATTTAATGAATATTGTCAGCGTAAATAGAGAACTATTAGAACTTCAAAATACTGAGCTTATAAAAGGTAATTTTCCTAAAAAGACAAATGAAGTAGTTATAGAGAAATGGGTTTTAGATAATCTTGAAGTAAAAGAAGAAGTAGGACAAAAGGTAACTGTAGATTTATTTGGAAGAAAGAAAAAGGAAACTTTTGTAGTATCTGGAGTTTTGAAGGACAGAGCCAGAGAAAAATCTTCTGGAATTATGGAAATATTCCTAAATAGAGATTTAAAAAAGAGCAATGAAAAAACAGATGCTTATGTAAGATTTAAGGATGATAAAAATATTTTAAAAAATATTTATACAATTTCTAATGCTTTAGGAGTAGATGAGGAACATATAGGAATAAATGGGATGCTATTAGAGGCAATGGGGCAGCTTGAAGAAATTGATTATAACTTAATCTATTCGGCAATTGCAGCAGCTATTGTACTTGCAATAGTTGTATACGGAGTATTCAACATATCTATAATACAGAGAATTTCTGAGTACGGTGTGATTAGGGCAATAGGTGGAAAATTATCAGATATAGTCAAATTACTTTTGACAGAGCTTCTTTTAATATGGCTAGTTTCCCTTCCAATAGGTGTAGCTGTTGGATATTTAGTAGCGGTATTGCTTAAAAAGGTTTCAGGAAATGTATTTACCGAAATTGCT harbors:
- a CDS encoding ABC transporter permease yields the protein MLHFKLAFQYIKKNLSRSLSIILSISIGIAIILGAGVINENVEKADIEGLRYELGNYHLKIKNIDKETIKNIDKEKNVEYTAIEQPQDGSNYKGQLLNITGINKNYLNISKSKLISGRMPQNTNEIAAEKWVLQNLGLEGEVGEKISLDLNGKKKKETFTVVGIISDRVYEKSIGIMEFFAKVYPNKEVNLYMKVNEDTEEGINSTINNIIKKNSIKKEDVRRNTMLINSIAKSEKYDNKLLILFSIMILFLIFIVYSIYNISIVQRLSEYGMLRAIGGNKSQIFKLTFYELLILSLISLPLGILIGVVGSKAIGVYVCSTIAENSFEIANIVISKNPIIMSLIFIILMIIILCYIVSKKINKIPIIDSINKNNSKNKIKKSIFNLKAGKKLSVEKVIAINNILVNKKTFVVTVISIALGGTMFILSDFVMTLKSEDTRLSLEINTNINSDFKIEQTSVDYSKGISADELKKIEGIDGVKTVEPYKTNYISIYNIDKNKITFPEYFKFVEDFISNKKYEGLMKTESNGRYSSKGSFYGYNNKNLKELDNFLIEGKINIKELNSGNNVILKIPKEGSGHKVVDINVGDKIKIKIPKNMLSSEESIKFPDNIEYIEKELTVSGIVSRIYNQNVYFSREGIDVIASDKVFSEITGVDKYKFVNIDCKEDANIKNIEDELYKITKNNVGCNLRNLSKEVKNLQKNISYKNMILNGMTLILLIMSFFNIFNNISYNLVSRKSEFDTLKAIGLSNKKLKNMVIYEGLVYSIVSSILVVLLSLAGQYLLYYKYFKKILISPTWFINWKLYIVVVIVSIAIGILSTYIPFRIIRNDKK